One Tolypothrix bouteillei VB521301 DNA window includes the following coding sequences:
- the cobD gene encoding threonine-phosphate decarboxylase CobD, giving the protein MRRPKHGGNLAWAAALAGCPPDAILDFSASISPLGPPRSALAAIASQLDNLRHYPDPNYCELRLALSHFHQLSPEWILPGNGSAELLSLAGRELAQLAATVLIAPAFGDYYRALAAYNAKVLEFPVSLTATALQESPPLNSVAFLNPLSEILDKGQRTNERGLLLNNPHNPTGKLFSREAILPYLETFALVVVDEAFMDFLPPDREQSLIEMVQDYPNLVILRSLTKFYSLPGLRLGYAIAHPDRLQRWQLWRDPWPVNTLAAAAAVAALQDKVFQAETWAWLTPTRNQLFLGLASLPELQPLDGAANFLLVESQQSVLQLQQKLLKEHRILIRDCLSFPELGDRYFRVAVLSSLDNQRLLKALSLVIS; this is encoded by the coding sequence GTGCGGCGACCTAAACATGGGGGAAATTTAGCTTGGGCGGCTGCACTGGCTGGTTGTCCCCCAGATGCAATTCTGGATTTTTCTGCCAGCATTAGCCCTTTGGGACCTCCAAGAAGCGCTCTCGCTGCTATTGCGTCCCAATTGGATAATCTCAGACATTATCCAGACCCAAATTACTGTGAACTGAGACTTGCTCTCAGTCACTTTCATCAACTATCTCCCGAGTGGATTTTGCCGGGTAACGGCTCGGCAGAGTTACTCTCTCTTGCAGGCAGAGAATTAGCACAATTAGCCGCAACAGTTTTGATCGCTCCAGCCTTTGGCGACTACTATCGAGCGCTAGCGGCATATAATGCCAAAGTTCTGGAGTTTCCCGTGTCATTAACAGCCACTGCTTTGCAGGAATCACCTCCTTTGAATTCAGTGGCGTTCTTAAATCCTTTGTCAGAAATTCTTGACAAAGGACAAAGGACAAACGAGCGAGGACTATTGCTCAATAATCCTCACAATCCAACAGGAAAGTTATTTTCGCGGGAAGCCATTCTGCCATATCTGGAGACATTTGCTTTGGTGGTAGTAGATGAAGCTTTTATGGATTTTTTGCCTCCAGATCGAGAACAAAGCTTGATTGAGATGGTGCAAGATTATCCAAACTTAGTGATTTTGCGATCGCTGACCAAATTCTACAGTTTGCCAGGATTGCGTCTGGGATATGCAATCGCGCATCCCGATAGATTGCAGCGCTGGCAGTTATGGCGCGACCCTTGGCCTGTAAACACATTAGCCGCCGCCGCCGCCGTCGCGGCTCTCCAAGATAAGGTGTTTCAGGCAGAAACTTGGGCATGGTTAACACCAACAAGAAACCAGCTTTTCCTTGGTTTAGCCTCTTTGCCAGAATTACAACCTTTGGATGGTGCTGCTAATTTTTTACTCGTTGAGTCACAACAATCTGTATTGCAGTTGCAGCAAAAATTACTCAAAGAACACCGAATTTTGATTCGGGATTGCCTAAGTTTTCCTGAATTAGGCGATCGCTATTTCCGTGTTGCCGTGCTTTCTTCTTTAGATAACCAGCGCTTGCTAAAAGCTTTATCATTAGTCATTAGCTAA
- a CDS encoding pentapeptide repeat-containing protein gives MSLSLRHWLAEHDIEIPHIDRFSSGQIAGLAFRIVQDMELKSLSIFDLCPFVEVLEVPLGADVLEISTFAQLTQNLVSAFSQKKSLKRNEGTWLAFQIAYLRALHQVLSQEKKLRRPWLSRMMIWDSPPSSLRLLPDAQLQGLLKTLRPGKLTDTQAEQALSVVADSLLVQQMNNASVAWLLANSAEEAEAKSLVQRLVNGLTGHLLAAIAENAPSFAQLQKFFRLGNSLLPTSTSTVTAGDKIDLYRELYRASLIQSYSEPLFAESFSLKDVYVSPKGQPLEKNGSGQMPTTSQAVDLMTWAQQQLSDLETVALIESEVGYGKSSFCRIWAGILAQEAYPNWMPVLINLSEVTPCESLEATLNSGFKGNFHVNLSEWLELSHPRCLLLLDSLDELPPSYLGKRAKAIFIQQLIDFQSKHQHKIFLTSRSAVLQEIAQDLPSQLNRITIEHWEQDELRQWFQQWAKVQSLPVAQNFFTFLKQAGIFATKPELQELSAFVRQPLMLYLLGILHRDELFDDEILQLAAQAQHRENASLLWEIYYRLSKWLFGYPQAEGIKTVQMGWGSSHIHRTQEAIANLLQGHHPEELLEIMQDTALRILHSGHCRINLTEELDILPAFYFKHGEGSRNFLNGIAKVQNPKSKLKNSLEFTHSKLGDYWSAKAIIAGLKQLVKRIPSAYGEPSFILDSESEIALHLYKLLGYGALSQEIEALVIEGLRRLNKWEFSFEVLCQRLLPFWYAYCQGYWLNEGIGHQALSYFQMFQNPVNLEQVNAAVGFNIFLLLFSSHQEAKKEFFPCGSPASLTEFNSEALMWLIGRTSILGKNILISRIRSKPFSFINLSGVYLEAVLLAGANFGKVNLSRAELVGTNFATANFQDANLAGANLSNTNLDNANFMGADLTGANLTGVNLDSVNLTNACLFQAVLTDEGKQIALRKGAIFSSEQFQIIKNLLSQPSLLNVNNTTDKTVIWANNNMLEKGIIESIEGDLIVSEEPYDDCGDNPTVVSDR, from the coding sequence ATGAGTTTGAGTCTTCGGCATTGGTTAGCAGAACACGATATTGAAATTCCCCATATAGATCGATTTTCATCGGGGCAAATAGCTGGCTTGGCATTTCGTATTGTTCAAGATATGGAACTCAAAAGCCTGAGCATATTCGATCTTTGTCCGTTCGTTGAAGTTTTAGAAGTGCCTTTAGGGGCTGATGTACTAGAAATTTCTACCTTCGCACAACTGACTCAAAACCTAGTCAGTGCCTTTAGCCAAAAAAAATCTTTAAAACGCAATGAGGGGACGTGGTTGGCGTTTCAAATTGCTTATCTTCGTGCTTTACACCAAGTTCTCAGCCAGGAAAAAAAACTCCGCCGTCCTTGGCTAAGTAGGATGATGATATGGGATAGCCCCCCGTCCTCTTTACGTCTTCTTCCTGATGCTCAACTACAAGGGCTGCTGAAAACTCTCCGTCCTGGAAAGCTGACTGACACTCAAGCCGAGCAAGCACTGTCTGTGGTTGCAGATTCATTACTCGTCCAACAGATGAACAACGCATCTGTGGCTTGGTTGTTGGCTAATAGTGCGGAAGAAGCAGAAGCTAAGTCGCTCGTACAGCGATTGGTGAATGGGCTTACCGGACATTTGCTTGCTGCAATTGCGGAAAATGCTCCCTCATTTGCTCAACTCCAAAAATTCTTTCGGTTGGGAAATTCGTTACTTCCAACTTCTACGTCTACTGTAACAGCAGGTGACAAAATAGACTTGTACCGAGAACTATACCGAGCCAGTTTAATTCAAAGTTACTCAGAACCGCTATTTGCAGAATCTTTTTCTCTCAAAGATGTTTATGTCTCTCCTAAGGGTCAACCATTAGAGAAGAATGGTTCCGGGCAAATGCCAACCACTTCTCAAGCGGTCGATTTAATGACGTGGGCGCAGCAACAACTTTCCGATCTGGAAACTGTTGCTTTGATTGAATCAGAAGTGGGTTATGGCAAAAGCAGTTTTTGTCGAATTTGGGCAGGAATATTAGCTCAGGAAGCTTATCCTAACTGGATGCCAGTACTTATTAATCTTTCCGAGGTGACACCTTGCGAAAGTTTGGAAGCAACATTAAATTCTGGTTTCAAAGGAAACTTTCACGTCAATCTTTCAGAATGGCTGGAATTATCTCATCCAAGATGCCTTTTGCTTTTGGATAGTTTGGATGAGTTACCACCTTCTTACCTGGGTAAGAGGGCAAAAGCTATTTTTATTCAACAATTAATTGATTTTCAATCCAAGCATCAACACAAAATTTTCTTGACCAGCCGCTCGGCAGTCTTACAAGAAATCGCTCAAGATCTGCCATCACAATTAAACCGAATTACCATAGAGCATTGGGAACAGGATGAGCTGAGACAGTGGTTTCAACAATGGGCAAAAGTACAATCTTTACCAGTTGCCCAAAATTTCTTTACATTTTTAAAACAGGCAGGTATTTTCGCTACTAAACCAGAATTACAAGAACTTTCTGCTTTTGTGCGACAACCTTTGATGCTTTATTTGTTGGGCATTTTACATCGGGATGAATTGTTTGATGATGAAATTTTGCAACTAGCAGCTCAAGCTCAGCATAGAGAAAATGCTTCTTTGTTATGGGAAATTTATTACCGTCTGAGTAAATGGCTGTTTGGTTATCCTCAAGCTGAAGGTATTAAAACAGTGCAAATGGGTTGGGGTTCAAGCCATATTCACCGTACTCAAGAAGCGATCGCTAATCTATTACAAGGTCATCATCCTGAAGAATTGCTGGAAATTATGCAAGATACAGCGCTGCGTATTTTGCATTCAGGTCACTGTCGCATAAACCTGACTGAGGAATTAGATATATTGCCAGCATTTTATTTTAAGCATGGAGAAGGAAGTAGAAATTTTCTCAACGGAATCGCTAAAGTCCAAAACCCCAAATCCAAACTCAAAAATTCTCTAGAATTCACTCACTCTAAGTTAGGTGATTATTGGTCTGCTAAAGCTATAATTGCAGGTTTAAAACAGCTTGTTAAACGTATTCCTAGTGCTTATGGTGAGCCTAGTTTTATATTGGATTCAGAAAGTGAAATTGCTCTCCATCTTTACAAGTTACTTGGTTATGGTGCTCTCAGTCAGGAAATAGAAGCACTTGTCATTGAAGGGCTGCGACGCTTAAACAAGTGGGAATTTAGTTTTGAAGTGCTGTGTCAGCGTCTGTTACCTTTTTGGTATGCCTATTGCCAAGGTTATTGGTTAAATGAGGGTATAGGGCATCAAGCTTTGAGTTACTTTCAGATGTTCCAAAATCCCGTTAATCTGGAACAGGTGAATGCAGCAGTAGGATTCAACATTTTTTTATTACTTTTTAGCAGCCATCAGGAAGCAAAAAAAGAATTTTTTCCCTGCGGGAGCCCTGCTTCTTTAACAGAATTTAATTCAGAAGCGCTTATGTGGCTGATCGGTAGGACATCGATTTTAGGCAAAAACATTCTTATATCTCGCATTCGCTCCAAACCTTTTAGCTTTATCAATCTCTCAGGAGTTTATTTGGAAGCAGTGCTGCTAGCGGGGGCTAATTTTGGAAAGGTGAATTTATCACGTGCTGAGTTAGTTGGGACAAACTTTGCTACAGCTAATTTCCAAGATGCAAACCTTGCAGGTGCAAACCTCTCGAATACAAATTTAGATAATGCTAACTTTATGGGAGCCGATCTCACGGGCGCAAATCTTACAGGAGTAAATCTTGATTCTGTAAATTTGACTAATGCCTGTTTATTTCAAGCTGTGTTAACTGACGAGGGCAAACAGATTGCTTTACGTAAGGGTGCGATATTCTCATCAGAACAGTTTCAAATCATCAAAAATTTACTGTCACAACCATCCCTGCTTAATGTTAATAATACTACAGACAAAACAGTTATTTGGGCTAACAACAATATGTTGGAGAAGGGAATTATTGAAAGTATAGAAGGGGATCTAATTGTTTCAGAAGAGCCATACGATGATTGCGGCGATAACCCAACAGTAGTTAGCGATCGGTGA
- the ltrA gene encoding group II intron reverse transcriptase/maturase → MANTRGVTTGINDEATPSLREKPTHETENDKSMVDWRHIDWRKLEKRVFKLQKRIYKASERGDVKAVRKLQKTLMKSWSAKCLAVRRVTQDNQGKKTAGVDGVKSLTPKQRLTLVAKLKLGSKVSPTRRVWIPKPGKDEKRPLGIPTMYDRALQALVKMALEPEWEAKFEPNSYGFRPGRSCHDAIEAIFNSMRHKPKFVLDADISKCFDKIDHLALLQKLNTFPTIRRQIRAWLKAGVMDNQQFQETSEGTPQGGVISPLLANVALHGMEERIKQYAETLPGLKRENRKSISLIRYADDFVILHENLTVVQRCQIIISEWLKSMNLELKPSKTRLTHTLNKYKEEEPGFNFLGFNIRQFSVGKHHSKKGFKIIITPSKEKQRIHYERIASIIDDYSTAPQEALISRLNPIIKGWSNYYSTVVSSEAYANLDSLMYPKLRAWAKRRHPNKSGKWVAKKYWRTIGGDNWVFATTYKGNLRWLTNHTDTPIVRHVKVKGDASPYDGNLIYWSSRMGAHPEMPKRVATLLKQQKGKCAHCGLYFREEDVMEIDHKIPLSKGGKDEYKNLQLLHRHCHDIKTAEDGSVGGM, encoded by the coding sequence ATGGCTAATACACGAGGAGTCACAACAGGAATAAACGATGAAGCAACCCCTTCTTTAAGGGAAAAGCCGACTCATGAAACTGAAAATGACAAATCGATGGTGGACTGGAGACACATCGACTGGCGCAAGCTGGAAAAACGTGTTTTTAAGTTGCAAAAACGAATCTACAAAGCCTCTGAACGTGGTGATGTCAAAGCAGTTCGTAAACTCCAAAAGACGCTGATGAAGTCCTGGAGTGCAAAGTGTCTCGCGGTTAGACGGGTAACACAAGACAACCAAGGTAAGAAGACGGCGGGTGTGGACGGTGTGAAATCACTGACCCCAAAGCAACGTCTCACCTTAGTTGCTAAATTAAAACTAGGTTCAAAGGTATCGCCTACCAGGCGCGTATGGATTCCAAAACCTGGTAAGGACGAAAAAAGACCATTAGGCATCCCGACAATGTATGACCGCGCACTGCAAGCTCTCGTTAAAATGGCACTTGAGCCAGAATGGGAGGCTAAATTTGAACCTAACTCATATGGGTTCAGACCAGGGCGTTCATGCCACGATGCTATCGAAGCAATATTTAATAGTATGAGGCACAAACCAAAATTTGTGCTTGATGCCGATATATCAAAGTGCTTCGATAAAATCGACCATTTGGCACTGCTTCAAAAATTAAATACATTCCCCACCATTCGCCGACAAATTCGTGCTTGGTTAAAAGCGGGAGTGATGGATAATCAGCAGTTCCAAGAGACATCTGAGGGAACACCGCAAGGCGGAGTCATTTCTCCACTATTAGCGAATGTAGCCCTCCACGGAATGGAAGAACGGATTAAACAATATGCTGAAACATTGCCCGGTTTAAAACGGGAAAATCGCAAAAGTATATCATTAATTCGTTATGCCGATGATTTCGTAATTCTACACGAAAATCTAACCGTTGTCCAAAGATGCCAGATAATTATATCTGAATGGTTAAAAAGCATGAATTTAGAGTTGAAGCCTTCAAAAACACGCCTAACTCACACTCTAAACAAGTATAAGGAAGAAGAACCAGGATTTAATTTTCTTGGTTTTAATATCAGGCAGTTTTCAGTGGGTAAACATCACTCGAAAAAGGGCTTCAAAATAATCATCACCCCAAGTAAGGAAAAGCAGAGGATACACTACGAGCGAATAGCTAGTATCATCGATGACTACAGCACAGCGCCGCAAGAGGCGCTAATTAGTCGGCTCAACCCGATAATTAAAGGATGGTCTAACTACTATTCGACAGTAGTAAGCAGTGAAGCTTACGCCAACCTCGATAGTCTTATGTATCCAAAACTTAGAGCTTGGGCAAAACGCCGTCATCCAAATAAATCAGGGAAATGGGTAGCTAAGAAATATTGGCGCACTATTGGCGGTGATAATTGGGTATTCGCCACAACGTACAAAGGTAATCTCAGGTGGTTAACAAACCACACAGATACACCCATAGTACGCCACGTAAAAGTAAAAGGCGATGCTAGTCCATACGATGGCAACCTAATTTATTGGAGTTCAAGAATGGGCGCACACCCCGAAATGCCAAAAAGAGTGGCAACACTCTTAAAGCAACAGAAAGGAAAATGCGCTCATTGCGGATTGTATTTTCGTGAAGAAGATGTAATGGAGATTGACCACAAAATACCCCTAAGCAAAGGGGGTAAAGACGAATATAAAAATCTCCAGCTATTACATAGACACTGCCATGATATAAAAACAGCTGAAGATGGTTCGGTTGGGGGTATGTAA
- the iscB gene encoding RNA-guided endonuclease IscB — MSKVFVIDSEKRPLNPIHPAQARQLLRNGKAGVFKHFPFTIILKEAKPNQQIQVLRLKIDPGASVTGIALVNDSTGEVVFAAEIKHRGFAIRESLTSRRQLRRSRRNRKTRYRQPRFNNRAKTKGWLPPSLQSRIANIKTWVERWRKVSPIEAISQELVRFDMQLIRNPDIQGKEYQQGTLQGYETRQYLLEKWGRSCAYCGIKDVPLQIEHILCRAKGGSNSITNLALSCEKCNLKKGTKDIREFLKKDPARLEKILKQSKQPLRVRPSGSPVAYGGKPACSAGLTSSQGAGNPPSGLDSPLADAAAVNSTRFALLSVLKETGLPVETGSGGLTKFNRTQRELPKTHYFDAACVGKSTPEKLIVKGVKPLLITANGHGTRQMCGTNKHGFPIRHRTRKQIHFGFQTGDIVKAVVTSGKKVGHYVGRVLCRASGSFDIATKTGRVAGISYKYCKSIHKKDGYNYAF, encoded by the coding sequence GTGTCCAAAGTCTTTGTAATTGATTCAGAAAAAAGACCGTTAAATCCAATTCATCCAGCACAAGCAAGACAACTTTTGAGAAATGGAAAAGCAGGAGTTTTTAAACATTTTCCTTTCACAATTATTTTGAAAGAAGCAAAACCCAATCAACAAATTCAAGTATTACGATTAAAAATTGACCCAGGTGCCTCCGTAACTGGTATTGCTTTAGTTAATGATTCAACAGGAGAAGTGGTATTTGCTGCTGAAATTAAACATAGAGGCTTTGCAATACGCGAATCTCTTACTTCAAGAAGACAACTTCGTAGAAGTAGAAGAAATAGAAAAACTAGATATCGCCAACCCAGATTTAACAATAGAGCTAAAACAAAAGGATGGCTGCCACCAAGTTTGCAAAGCCGCATTGCTAATATAAAAACTTGGGTTGAAAGATGGCGGAAGGTTTCACCAATTGAAGCAATATCTCAAGAACTAGTCCGCTTTGATATGCAATTAATTCGCAACCCAGATATCCAGGGTAAGGAGTACCAGCAGGGGACTTTACAGGGTTATGAGACACGCCAGTATCTTCTGGAAAAGTGGGGAAGAAGTTGTGCTTACTGCGGTATCAAAGATGTTCCCTTGCAAATAGAACATATTCTTTGTCGTGCCAAAGGAGGAAGTAACTCAATTACGAACCTAGCATTATCGTGCGAAAAATGTAATCTCAAAAAAGGCACAAAAGATATCAGAGAGTTCCTTAAAAAAGACCCTGCAAGACTAGAGAAAATTTTGAAACAATCAAAACAACCCTTACGGGTTCGCCCTTCGGGTTCGCCAGTCGCCTACGGCGGGAAACCCGCCTGCAGCGCTGGACTCACCAGTTCCCAGGGCGCGGGAAACCCGCCTTCAGGACTGGACTCACCGCTTGCAGATGCAGCCGCAGTTAACTCAACTCGATTTGCACTCCTGTCAGTTTTAAAAGAAACTGGATTGCCTGTAGAAACGGGTTCAGGTGGTCTGACAAAGTTTAATAGGACTCAACGAGAGTTACCAAAGACACACTACTTTGATGCAGCTTGTGTTGGTAAATCAACTCCAGAAAAATTAATTGTCAAAGGAGTTAAACCATTACTAATTACAGCGAATGGTCACGGAACAAGACAAATGTGCGGCACAAATAAACACGGTTTCCCAATTCGTCATCGCACAAGAAAACAAATACATTTTGGATTTCAAACTGGCGACATAGTTAAAGCAGTTGTCACTAGCGGGAAAAAAGTTGGTCATTACGTTGGTCGCGTGTTATGCCGCGCATCTGGCAGTTTTGATATTGCTACTAAGACAGGAAGAGTAGCAGGGATTAGCTATAAATATTGCAAATCTATTCACAAAAAAGATGGGTATAACTATGCATTTTAG
- a CDS encoding DUF3685 domain-containing protein: protein MSARPLKLLLIDQDPIFRLGLRVALEVIPDIEVISEAETDTTALQILAELARNDPNRVNLVVLELGNGHSISSQQLGLQLCQHLKIQYPNLPILLLSSTQEQGLLLAAKAAGVNGYCPKGIPVAELVTAMEEVAAGRSSWYEEVGEQEGDWGQGGQARQGRSTYDPSKIQTRFIPNPQISQSPTLPLSLSRLRNKLRLSGKGYINVSLAEITAKLQVPGLPLLEQAVLAGRRRELLAARWLLDRLLTSPLERQQVEARVSYDRESLTRDVPQGNYFATEGAQFPTDLPLQLSHPNPNSLKTPKPPVLLSPRALQAELFALCVTKIQFPLQNLTEVVLEIDILRADKKRELLYIILQKVADTLDKMRTSHIEVQDIYNLKETVLLDIWRESTIDFFGKFSKIRVDGRNLEIVNILLQSAVVVQEEIINQIPFFVELFSYLLFQTELQVENTSYPPNSDEAKKQAENILENLLIQIANSVVQPLLNSLSDVEAIKQNFYTRQLLSTREIEKFRNDLSWKYRLSTYISQPQAIFESRYELFIFAPRGIAKISIYAPRNQELARLSGIPLLVTLAIEFRDALTPRLQSLLSLLGNGVVFVLTRIIGRGIGLIARGIIQGIGNVSLRR, encoded by the coding sequence ATGAGTGCTCGCCCTTTGAAACTACTGTTAATTGACCAAGACCCTATTTTTCGGTTAGGGCTAAGGGTAGCTTTGGAAGTCATCCCTGACATTGAGGTGATATCCGAAGCCGAAACAGATACCACTGCATTGCAGATCCTAGCAGAACTTGCACGTAATGACCCTAATCGCGTGAACCTGGTGGTTTTAGAACTGGGTAACGGTCACTCTATCTCAAGCCAACAACTCGGTTTACAACTCTGTCAGCATTTGAAAATTCAATATCCAAACTTGCCGATATTGCTCTTAAGCTCAACTCAAGAACAAGGACTACTCTTGGCAGCAAAGGCTGCAGGCGTCAATGGTTACTGTCCCAAAGGTATACCTGTGGCTGAATTAGTGACTGCTATGGAAGAAGTAGCAGCTGGGCGTTCGTCTTGGTACGAGGAAGTGGGAGAACAAGAGGGAGACTGGGGACAAGGAGGACAAGCGAGACAAGGAAGAAGTACATACGATCCATCCAAAATTCAAACTCGATTCATCCCCAATCCCCAAATCTCCCAATCCCCCACTCTCCCACTCTCTCTATCTCGCCTTCGGAATAAGCTGCGCTTGTCGGGGAAAGGTTACATCAACGTTTCTTTGGCAGAGATTACCGCAAAATTACAAGTTCCTGGGCTTCCACTTTTGGAGCAAGCAGTTCTTGCTGGACGCCGACGAGAACTTTTAGCAGCTCGTTGGTTACTCGATCGCTTATTAACTTCTCCCTTGGAAAGGCAACAAGTAGAAGCTCGTGTTTCCTACGATCGCGAGTCCCTCACCCGTGATGTTCCCCAAGGCAATTATTTTGCTACCGAAGGAGCGCAGTTTCCCACAGACTTACCTTTACAGCTTTCTCATCCCAATCCAAACTCCTTAAAAACTCCAAAACCACCAGTTTTACTTAGCCCTAGAGCACTACAAGCAGAATTATTTGCTCTTTGTGTTACAAAAATTCAGTTCCCTTTGCAAAACTTAACTGAAGTCGTTTTAGAAATTGATATTTTACGTGCAGACAAAAAACGGGAACTTCTCTATATAATTCTGCAAAAAGTAGCAGATACACTAGATAAAATGCGTACTTCGCATATAGAAGTTCAAGACATATATAACTTAAAAGAGACTGTGTTACTTGATATATGGCGAGAATCAACTATAGATTTTTTTGGAAAATTTTCTAAGATTAGGGTTGACGGTCGTAATTTAGAAATCGTCAATATCTTACTACAAAGTGCTGTTGTAGTTCAAGAAGAAATTATTAATCAAATTCCCTTTTTTGTTGAATTATTTTCTTATTTGTTATTTCAAACCGAGTTACAAGTAGAGAATACTTCGTATCCACCCAATAGTGATGAAGCAAAAAAGCAAGCAGAAAATATTTTAGAAAATCTCCTGATTCAAATAGCTAATAGTGTGGTTCAGCCATTGCTAAACTCTTTATCAGATGTGGAAGCAATCAAACAAAATTTTTACACTCGCCAGTTGCTCTCCACTAGAGAGATAGAAAAATTTAGAAACGATTTATCTTGGAAATATCGTTTAAGCACTTACATATCTCAACCTCAAGCTATTTTTGAAAGCCGCTATGAACTTTTTATTTTTGCACCTCGCGGTATTGCAAAAATTTCAATTTATGCTCCTCGCAATCAAGAACTTGCTCGGCTTTCTGGCATTCCGCTATTGGTTACCTTAGCGATAGAATTTCGAGACGCATTAACACCTCGTTTGCAATCATTACTCTCTTTATTAGGAAATGGTGTTGTATTTGTTTTAACAAGGATAATTGGTCGCGGTATTGGTTTGATCGCTCGTGGGATCATCCAAGGAATTGGTAATGTTTCTTTAAGACGTTAG
- a CDS encoding dihydrolipoyl dehydrogenase family protein: protein MTNDYDVVIIGGSLAGRFAALSATQIKAKVALVEPTVNGELYLTNNFYGFVYHQAFSQITNFARQLDEAFFKGCHISCARNEQKCQISVDASQALLYSDGIISKIQEQHSPAILAAQGVDVIVGDGQFQPSPTLAFVVNNRQLRARTYLLATGSRPEIPEIEGLQKIGFLTIPDVWRSLNSPTPPKQWVIIGGVPQSIEIAQTLTRLNYDVTLIVARKNILPQVDFEISQLLCSQLEAEGVRIMTQVPVTQLRRIENKKWLQVGDKAIETDEIIVATAQQPNIESLNLAAVDVKWDRNRLLVNDKLQTTNRRIWACGDVIGGYAIANLAHYEARIAIQNALFFSRQKVNYQQIPWGIFTHPTVAQVGLTEAQAKRQYNQDKIIVLRQYFKSLASAQIQDETTGICKLITLSHGEILGASILGAKAMEFIHVIALAIAHKIKVTHLSDIAPLYPSFSEILEQTALAWNQHKLNSDLAWQDFLESFFHFRRNWNL, encoded by the coding sequence GTGACTAATGACTACGATGTTGTGATTATTGGTGGCAGCTTAGCTGGTCGCTTTGCTGCTTTATCTGCAACCCAAATCAAGGCTAAAGTTGCTTTGGTAGAACCAACAGTAAATGGTGAGTTATATCTGACTAATAACTTTTACGGGTTTGTCTATCACCAAGCTTTTAGTCAAATCACCAACTTTGCTAGGCAACTAGATGAGGCATTTTTCAAAGGTTGTCACATTTCATGTGCTCGCAACGAACAGAAATGTCAAATTTCTGTAGATGCTTCTCAAGCACTACTTTACTCTGATGGCATTATCTCCAAGATTCAAGAGCAACATTCACCTGCTATCCTAGCAGCGCAAGGAGTAGATGTTATTGTTGGTGATGGTCAATTTCAACCATCACCAACTCTTGCATTTGTGGTAAACAATCGCCAGCTTCGCGCTCGCACTTATTTACTAGCTACAGGTTCGCGTCCGGAAATACCAGAAATTGAAGGTTTGCAAAAAATAGGTTTTCTTACCATACCTGATGTTTGGCGATCGCTTAACAGCCCTACACCACCCAAGCAGTGGGTAATTATTGGTGGCGTACCCCAAAGTATCGAAATAGCTCAAACTTTAACGCGTTTGAATTACGATGTGACGCTTATTGTAGCTAGAAAAAATATTCTTCCTCAAGTTGACTTTGAGATTTCTCAACTCCTTTGCAGCCAGTTAGAAGCAGAAGGTGTGCGAATCATGACACAAGTACCTGTTACTCAACTCAGACGAATTGAGAATAAAAAATGGCTGCAAGTAGGAGATAAAGCGATTGAAACAGATGAAATCATAGTTGCAACCGCACAACAACCAAATATTGAATCTTTAAACTTGGCGGCAGTTGATGTTAAGTGGGATCGCAATCGCTTATTAGTCAACGATAAACTGCAAACCACCAATCGCCGGATTTGGGCTTGTGGTGATGTTATTGGTGGTTATGCAATTGCTAATCTGGCTCACTATGAGGCAAGAATTGCCATACAAAATGCACTCTTTTTTTCAAGACAAAAAGTCAATTATCAACAGATTCCTTGGGGTATATTTACTCATCCAACAGTTGCACAAGTTGGTTTAACTGAAGCACAAGCTAAACGTCAATACAATCAAGATAAAATTATAGTTTTACGACAATATTTTAAATCTCTCGCATCTGCCCAAATACAAGATGAAACAACAGGTATATGTAAATTGATAACCCTGAGTCATGGAGAAATTTTAGGAGCTTCCATCTTGGGTGCAAAAGCAATGGAATTTATTCATGTTATTGCTTTGGCGATCGCGCATAAAATCAAGGTAACTCACTTATCTGACATAGCACCTCTCTATCCCAGTTTCTCAGAGATTTTAGAACAAACAGCCCTTGCTTGGAATCAACACAAGCTGAACAGCGATCTTGCTTGGCAAGATTTTCTTGAAAGCTTTTTTCATTTCCGACGAAATTGGAATTTGTGA